The following coding sequences lie in one Candidatus Alcyoniella australis genomic window:
- a CDS encoding nucleoside-diphosphate sugar epimerase/dehydratase, producing MIDGFFKSAAGRMVIRYRRALIVISQIALVGAAYVLATLLCNDFHVPQSQRRMFSQGLLLVVAVKLLVFYYYDLYRGWWRYVGMADLIDIVKALTVSSFLIALGMAFFYQLPLGARSVLIVDWFVSLAFIGGARFGLRAMREQRREPASQGAARNVLIYGAQEIAVGLLREMRSRPELRLNPVGFIDDYAPKKGFKIMGVPILGSSDELPQIIGSRLIDEIIVAQADFRPRELSQLVAKLKGVQVRIKVVPALTDIIQERVRVKHLREVDIEDLLGRERVEMNEERVRSILYRKRILITGAGGSIGSELARQVANHGPQSIMLYERGENDLFYIDMELRTAVPNIPIKAMIGDITDRRHFERTLASYRPELVLHAAAYKHVPMMELHPLEAIKNNVLGTRNVIEACIAAGVEKCVLISTDKAVRPRNVMGMTKRVAELTMLGYGGRSTRFFAVRFGNVLDSAGSVVPLFRRQIEVGGPVTVTHPQATRYFMTIPESVSLVLEAASMGRGGEVYILEMGEPVRIIDLARNMIRLSGYEPDQDIEIKITGLRRGEKLHEELFTDEERVKPTWNRKIMVVTGETRVGDEFLAKLQQLEQIVSDEETEAALALLTEISSGEPEAAPDELPDENATPPDVEG from the coding sequence ATGATAGACGGATTTTTTAAAAGCGCGGCCGGGCGGATGGTGATCCGCTACCGGCGCGCCTTGATCGTGATCTCGCAGATTGCGCTGGTCGGCGCGGCCTACGTGCTGGCGACCCTGCTGTGCAACGATTTCCACGTGCCGCAGTCCCAGCGGCGCATGTTCTCCCAGGGGCTGCTGCTGGTCGTGGCGGTCAAGCTGTTGGTCTTCTACTACTACGACCTGTACCGCGGCTGGTGGCGCTACGTGGGCATGGCCGACCTGATCGACATCGTCAAGGCGCTGACCGTCTCGAGTTTCTTAATTGCCCTGGGTATGGCGTTTTTCTACCAGCTTCCGCTGGGTGCGCGCTCGGTGCTGATCGTCGACTGGTTCGTCTCGCTGGCGTTCATCGGCGGCGCACGCTTCGGACTGCGTGCGATGCGCGAGCAGCGTCGGGAACCGGCGAGCCAGGGCGCTGCGCGCAACGTGCTGATCTACGGCGCGCAGGAGATCGCCGTGGGACTGTTGCGCGAGATGCGCAGCCGCCCCGAGCTGCGGTTGAATCCGGTGGGATTCATCGACGACTACGCCCCGAAAAAGGGATTCAAAATAATGGGCGTGCCGATCCTGGGCTCGAGCGATGAACTGCCGCAGATCATCGGCAGCCGGCTGATCGACGAGATCATCGTGGCCCAGGCCGACTTCCGGCCACGCGAGCTCAGCCAGCTGGTGGCCAAACTCAAGGGCGTACAGGTGCGGATCAAGGTCGTGCCCGCGCTGACCGACATCATCCAGGAGCGCGTGCGGGTCAAGCATTTGCGCGAGGTCGACATCGAGGACCTGTTGGGCCGCGAGCGGGTGGAGATGAACGAGGAGCGCGTGCGCTCGATCCTCTACCGCAAGCGGATCCTGATCACCGGCGCGGGCGGATCGATCGGCTCGGAGCTGGCGCGGCAGGTTGCCAACCACGGGCCGCAGTCGATCATGCTTTACGAGCGCGGCGAGAACGACCTGTTCTACATCGACATGGAGCTGCGCACGGCCGTGCCCAACATCCCGATCAAGGCGATGATCGGCGACATCACCGACCGCCGACACTTCGAGCGCACCCTTGCATCCTACCGTCCCGAGCTGGTGCTGCACGCCGCGGCCTACAAGCACGTGCCGATGATGGAGCTGCACCCCCTCGAGGCGATCAAGAACAACGTCCTGGGCACGCGCAACGTGATCGAGGCCTGCATTGCCGCGGGTGTGGAGAAGTGCGTGCTGATCAGCACCGACAAAGCGGTGCGGCCGCGCAACGTGATGGGCATGACCAAGCGCGTGGCCGAGTTGACGATGCTCGGCTACGGCGGACGGTCCACGAGGTTTTTTGCGGTGCGCTTCGGCAACGTGCTGGACAGCGCCGGGTCGGTGGTGCCGCTGTTCCGGCGGCAGATCGAGGTCGGCGGGCCGGTGACCGTGACCCATCCCCAGGCCACGCGCTACTTCATGACCATCCCCGAGTCGGTCTCGCTGGTGCTCGAGGCGGCCTCAATGGGCCGCGGCGGCGAGGTCTACATTCTCGAGATGGGCGAGCCGGTGCGGATCATCGACCTGGCGCGCAACATGATCCGCCTCAGCGGCTACGAGCCGGACCAGGACATCGAGATCAAGATCACCGGATTGCGTCGCGGCGAGAAGCTGCACGAGGAGCTGTTCACCGACGAGGAGCGGGTCAAGCCGACTTGGAACCGCAAGATCATGGTCGTCACCGGCGAGACGCGCGTGGGCGACGAATTCCTCGCCAAGCTGCAACAGCTCGAGCAGATCGTCAGCGACGAGGAGACCGAGGCCGCGCTGGCACTGCTGACCGAGATCTCCAGCGGCGAGCCCGAGGCCGCGCCCGACGAGCTGCCCGACGAAAACGCGACCCCCCCAGACGTCGAAGGGTGA